In Panicum virgatum strain AP13 chromosome 5K, P.virgatum_v5, whole genome shotgun sequence, the genomic window GCCTGCTGTGTAGGCTACATCAAAATATGGTAGCGCAGAAGAGGTTGTGCCATGGATCTCGTGGCCGCCAGATTCCAGTCATCTCATATGTCCAAAACTCAGTTCAGGTAAATAGCTTTTTGATTATGTGTTTTTTTTGCAACAACTTGCCCATTGAATCTTCATTAATGACTAGCAATTATCCAGGGGAAACGCACCAGGAGAAGAAATAAAAATGAGATATGTTCATTTGATTTGCTTGCGACTGTTGCCGGGACACTACTAGCAGATCAGGACAGTTCATCGAATGTTGCTAACACTCATGGAGCAGCAACAAGTTATGCGAGAAATAGAAAATCAGTTAAATAAGAATATTTTGATGAAATTTTGCCCCCCAAAAATGTAGCTGTGAAGAAAGACTGCTGCAGTGGATGTGTAGCGAGTTCTGGTGGTGTCTCTGCCTTAGCTAGGCAAGCTAATGATAGCTGGGAAGAAAACTCGTCGACAAGAAATGAAGCTGAATCAGTACTAGAGTCAATAACAGTGAAATCAGATATGCTAGTTAGGGACTCGTCAGTTAGATGTACAAGACCATGTGAGATCAGTCATGGTCTTGACATAATTCGTGAGCCTGGAGCTTTTGGAGTACGCCATCCAGGATCCTCATGTTCGGCAGAGGTTGTACAAGCACATCAAGCTGAACCTATCAGAAGACAAACAGACGGGCATGCTGCAGCTCTTGACAGCTTGTTTGACTCTGTGGATCTGGATGGCAGACCTCCTGCTTTGGTTAGTTCTGACAGTAGCTCACGTGTGCTTTTGTGCAGGCATGACAAGGAACATAAAGCCTTGTGTAAGGTTGAAGTGCACCATACTGCAGATAGAGACAATGACGAAAATTCTTCTGGGTGCACACATCCAAGCACCACAGGAAATGAGGGTTACAAACCACACTATCTAGGTAACCATAGAATCAGGAAATTGCTTGCCTCGAAGGTAAGGAAGGCAGCATGTAAGACTTGTGGAGGGATGTCCAACAAAGGTATGCCAATCCCATGGTGTTTGTCGGTGTTTCCTCTACACTCCTAATAAATTCTAAGTGCTCTATAGCAGCATAGAGAGAACCATCTTTCTTTTTGCTTCACTTTACCATTGTTGCAACTAGCAACTAGCCAATGTAGGAACTAATTATGGGCTAGAGCTTGTTTTGCTCAAATAGGTAGCAAGCTAAGCTTCTGTGGGAAAAAGATACCCGGCACACGTCAAAAGGTGCGAAGGACAAATTTCAAGAGGACGAAGCTAACACGAGGTGCAACTAAAGGGATGCTAACTGGAGGTGTGTTATGTTGTTAAATCACCTTTTCCTGGTAATTCTGAGGCCTTAACTTCTTTATATAGGATGATGGTCCAGACATCCATTTCTTGAATCCATTAAATAGCCTTGTATATGACATTTATGTCCTCAATCCTTGTTTTGATTCACTTCCTAAAAGAAAATGTGGCTCACCATTTCAGCCTGTGGGACATCATTCACTACGAAAGGTCAAAATAAATTGTGTGGATTTGAGGACTACCAAGGTATTCTTGGATATTATTTAGAGTTATGGATAGTTCTATTGAATCTATGAGAACAATTGCTTATCacttttttctattttcagTTAATCTAAAGATCAATTCATTTAACATCCCAGAATTGTTTGTTGAGATTCCTGAAACTGCAACCATCGGTTCGTTGAAGGTAGGGCATCTGCAAGTTACTAATTATTAACACATTCATTTGTGCAGCCTAATATTCCATTTGGTGTAGCTGTTTGTTAATAACTTTTATAATATTATTGATGAATCTACAAGAATGCAAGAGTTCATTTAGGTGAATTTATTGTTTTGTTCCCAGTTGGTAAAAAATATAGTAATACATAAATTACGCTCTCTAAATGCTGGATTGGACGGTCATGTTAGATTTTTTGCATTTGAATAATCAAACGATTTATTGCAATGTGAAATAATGGGTCTTTGCTATTGTTCTAATTGGTACACTATACAGAGCATTGTTCTAGCTGGAACTTTCACCTTTCATTGCAGATAAATATAAGCTCCTTGTGAGTGTGCCCGAGTAACAATTTTCATCTATCTACAGAGAACCGTGATGGATGTTGTCACTAGTATAATGGAAGATGGCCTACGTGTTGGTGTTCTTCTTCAaggaaagagtatccaagatgACAACAAGACACTGCATCAAGCTGGGATATGCCATGGCGAAAAACTAAATAACATAGACTTTACACTGGAATGTGATCGTCAGCAAGATTCTCCCTCTGGAGTCATAATACAGGAAGAAATGGATTTTGCCAGTGCAGATATTGTGGAACCATTAGCTAGGTAGGTGACTTGGAGTAAATTTTCTCTTGGGTGTAGTGACTGGAAAACATCGGCAGGACGTAGCTTATAGTTTATTTTCAAGTTGTTGTTTTGAAGTGTTGATACTAGGCACCCATTTTGCATATATTTATTATGTTTGTACCTTGTACTGCTATCTCTCGAGTGTTACCAAACCTATAGATGAAGTTTGGAGGGTCACCAAACCAAATCTAATGAATTGAATATTCTATGTTTCCAGGATGAAATATGAAGAGCCATTTCCTGAAACTAAAGGTGGTTGTGGCAACCAGCAGCCTATGAAGGCATACCTAAATGGCTCTCTCGCTGGTTGTGTTCATCATCCTGTTGAAATGGCATCACAAGATACATCAGCAAGCTTGCAATCCGTAATCCGTGTTGCAGCTTCAGATTTGAATGCTCTAGCCACTGTCCCTATTTGCAAGGCCAGACGATCTGAAATCGGGCAAAGGCGCGCTAGGATGCCCTTCTCTGTTGGTGAGGTTGAGGCGCTGGTGGAAGCTGTGGAACAGCTCGGGACTGGGAGGTCTGTcctattctcttttttttttctgtttcagTTGATTCAAGTTTAGGGCAAATGGCATGCTAACTTATGTGTGGCTCTTGATCCTTTTCTGTTCAGGTGGAAAGATATTAAAATGCATGGATTTGACGGTGCTGATCACAGGACTTATGTTGACCTTAAGGTGATTCTTAAGCATAGTGTGTTATTTGTTTACTGTTGATATTGAGCTGTCAATTGAAAAATTCACAACAAAAATTAGTTGTCAACACAGTTTATTTCTGTTCCATTTCAATGCTTTGTTCACCATAGCTGCCTATAATCTGTTTCTGTTCAACTGGCCTCAAGAAATCTGTGTTTTTTTTCCTAACATACTATGGAATCCGGATTGGCGAACCAGGACAAGTGGAAGACCCTGGTGCACACTGCAAGCATATCCCCACAACAGCGAAGAGGCGAGCCAGTTCCGCAAGAACTCCTGGACCGAGTGCTCTCAGCGCAGGCCTACTGGTCCCAGCAGCAGGAAGCTTCATGGAAAGGCTCCTGTTCCTGAGATTTGCCTTGCCTAGAAAGAGGAGATGCTCCTTATAAAAAAATTGTGCCTAATAATAGAAACAAGATAGAAGGGATAAGCAAAGGAATCAGACTAATTTGTGTGTTATTGCAAACTTGTAACATTTTTTCCCCTCTGATCTCTGTTGAAGCCAGAGGTTCTCTCCTGTCTGTGTGGATCAATAAGGGGGAGAACCTTGTTTGGCACTTGTAAATGATGTTGTGCAGACTGTtgctgccatatttcataagaATGCTGTTGTTCTTGGGCATGATTGGTTTTCAATATGCGCATGTTATCTTGCAAAATTTTGTGATGACACTACAGATGCTTCTATTTGCCGTCAATCCGAGACTGACGACGATACCCCGATCCAGGCGGTCACTTCACGGGCCCAAATGCCTACCTAATACGGCACTGGCCGCGGCCCGTCGATTCCTTACCAGTGCCTCGCCGGCCGGTTGGCTCACCGCCGGCTGGCTCGCCCCTCCGCCACCGAACTAGTGGAGCAGGACATGCTCGAGTATGAATGAATCTTGTGGGGCCTCTGTCTCGCGCTCCCTCCTCAGTCTCTTACTCCTGCCAAGCTCGCAGCCTCGCCCAAACCCTGCTCTCctgcctcgccggcgaccacctccgccgcctcctcccggcTGCCCATGCCCGCGTCGTCGTCTCAGAAGGTCTCGGTGACCTGTTCCTCGCCAACCTTCTCCTCCGTCGTTACTCCAAGCTCGGTCTTCTCCTCGACGCCCGCCTCCTGTTCGACGGAATGCTGCACCGGAACCTCGTATCCTGGTCATCGGCCATCTCCATGTATGCgcagcacggcggcgacgaCCAAGCTCTTTTCCTCTTTTCAGCGTTCGGGAAATCATCTGACGAGGTGCCCAACGAGTTCTTGCTTGCCAGTGTCTTGCGGGCCTGCACGCAGTCCAGGGCTGTTCCTTTCGGTGAGCAAGTGCATGGCACTGCCCTCAAGCTTGGCCTGGATGTCAATCTCTACGTTGGCACAGCGTTGACCAACCTGTATGCAAAGGTTGCCTTCATGGATGCGGCGATGTGGGTGTTCCATGCCCTCCCAGCAAAGAACCCGGTCACTTGGACAGCAGTCATTACTGGTTACTCTCAGATTGGCCAGGGCGGACGTGCCCTGGACTTGTTTCAAAAGATGGGGGTTCAAGGTGTCCGTCCTGACAGGTTTGTGCTAGCAAGTGCTGTCAGTGTCTGCTCCGCGCTTGCCTTCATACAAGGAGGCAGGCAAATACATGGTTATGCTTATCGAAGTGCAGCAGGAATGGATGCTTCAGTGATCAATGCACTGATGGATCTTTATTGCAAGTGCTCCAGACCGTTAGTGGCTCGGAAGCTGTTTGATCACACAAAGAACCATAATCTTGTGTCTTGGACAACAATGGTCGCTGGTTATATGCAGAATTCACTTGATGCTGAAGCCATTGACATGTTCTGGCGGATGTGTCGAGCTGGATGGCAGCCAGATGTCTTTGCTTGCACAAGTATCTTGAATTCGTGTGGTTCGTTGGAAGCTATATGGCAAGGAAGGCAGATACATGCATATGCCATAAAGGCTAACCTGGAGACTGACGAGTATGTCAAGAATGCTCTCATTGACATGTATGCTAAGTGTAATCATCTAACTGCTGCAAGAGCGGTATTTGATGCCTTGGCGCATGACGATGCAGTTTCTTACAATGCGATGATTGAAGGATATGCAAGGCAAGGTGATCTTGCAGAAGCGCTTCATATATTCCATAAAATGAGATATTGCTCCCTAAGGCCAAATCTATTGACCTTTGTTTCGCTCCTTGGGCTGTCATCATTTCAGTCAGCTAGTGAATTGAGCAAACAGATTCACGGTCTCATCATCAGATCAGGAATTTCAGTAGACCTGTACGTGGGGAGTGCCCTAATTGATGCCTATTTGAAATGTTCCCTCGTGGATGATGCCAAGGCTGTGTTTCTTATGATGCAAAACAGGGACGTGGCCATATGGAATGCCATGATTTTTGGCCACAGCCAGAATGAGCAAGGTGAAGAGGCAGTAAAACTCTTCAACCAGCTTTGTATCTCTGGGGTAACACCTAATGAGTTCACATTTGTAGCACTAGTAACTGTGGCTAGCAACTTGGCAACCATGTTCCATGGGCAGCAGTTTCATGCCCAGATCATTAAAGCAGGTGCTGACATTGATCCTCATGTTTCAAATGCTCTTATAGACATGTATGCAAAATGTGGCTTTATTAAAGAAGGATGGTTGTTGTTTGAGTCAACATGTGGGAAGGATGTCATTTGCTGGAACTCAATGATTTCGACATATGCACAGCATGGTCATGCTGAAGAAGCACTTAGAGTTTTCCAGCTGATGAGAGAGGCCAGATTAGAACCAAACTATGTCACTTTTGTTGGTGTCCTAACAGCATGTGCTCATGCAGGTCTTGTGGATGAAGGTTTACACCATTTTAACTCTATGAAAACAAAATATGGTATTGAACCAGGTACTGAGCATTATGCTTCTGTTGTCAATCTTCTCGGACGTTCAGGAAAATTGCATTATGCTAAGGAGTTTATTGAAAGGATGCCAATCAAACCAGAGGCAGCTGTTTGGAGGAGCTTGCTGAGTGCATGTCGTCTCTTCGGTAACATTGAAATTGGGAGGTATGCTGCTGAAATGGCACTCTTAGTAGATCCGTCAGACAGTGGCCCTTATGTACTACTGTCAAATATTTATGCCTCCAAAGGGCTATGGGCTGATGTGCAGAAGCTAAGACTGGGGATGGATTATGCTGGGACGGTGAAGGAACCAGGTTATAGTTGGGTTGAGGTGATGAAGGAGGTTCATACTTTCATCGCAAGAGGGACAGAACACCCACAGGCAGAATCCATATATGCACTACTGGATGAGCTGACGAGTCTACTGAGAGATTTTGGCTATCTCCCTGATACATCTGAACTTCCATTACTTGGTGATTATGGTTAGTGCTACTTTCTCAGTGGTCACCAGTTACTTCCATAAGATGGACCACTCTAATTCAGTATCTACACCCTGATTATGGTTAGTGCTGCTCCCTGATTATGGTTGAGGTGATTCTGGTATGATGAGGTAGTCATGTAGTGGCTTTATAATGCTACTGTGATTTACAACTATCCATTCCAAAACAATTTCTGACTGCTCACTACTTATTGAGCAAGAGTAGCATTGGGACAGAAGAGAGAACAATCCGATCATATATGTTTACTGTCAATTCAGATCTTTGAGATTTGTAACtgcataaaaaaaatttggctGTGAAGTTTCACTGACGCACATACACAGATAGTGGAGTCAAGTTCATAAGACTTTGTCATGCTCAATACTCCTGAACCTGGAACCTTTGACATGATTGAAGTTCCATTAATGTAGACATTCTTTTCTGAAACAGAACAGGTAAAGAGAATATGTATCATAAAGTACCACTGATTGTAGCGATCTGGAACCTCTCTCTCATGGTCCTCACAAATTTGTACAGATCATTGTTGCAGTTAAGATCCTTCACAAGTTCTTCGGAGCCATGCACAAAGGGAGCACAATGGACTACTGTAATTAACAAGAGAAAGAACTTCAGCATCTATGCACAAAtgtaaggctgtgtttagttcgcgaaaatgtttggattttggtactgtagcatatttcgttgttacttgacaaacaaTGTCTAATtgtggactaattagacttaaaagattcatctcatgctaatcagttagactgtgtaattagttattttttcaactacatttaatgcttcatgcatgtgtcaaacgattcgatgtgacgggtacttagaaatttttttggaaactaaacagggcctaaatcaCTAAAGAGTATAGGAAGGTGCAGCTAAGAAACTTGCAACTCACAGATGTATCTTTCATCAATAAGCTTTATGCAAAAAGAATACTCCTTGTCAGGACTTTGCATGTCGATTTTGCTGAACACAAATCTCACCCCTGGTGAAAAGCTATTTGTCAGACTCTATAGCATCAAACTAATAATAtactaattaaccatgccactaAAATTTCCTATTACCTTCTCCTCCAACAACTTGAAAACCAAGAAACTTGTCGTACCACATGATAGCATTGTCTAGGTTCTTATCCCCTTTTGCATCACTCTCAGCTTTAATGGATTCAACAGCTGCGACCAAATGAAGAGTAATTAAGGCATATAGGTTTCAGATTATGCCTATCCCAGGAAAATTTCTGAATAAAAGAACCAACTTCACAATAACAGAGATAAAGTGTGTGCATAAAACCAAAATTAGAGTTGAATAAAGTGCCACTGATTCTGTATTTAGTATATGACAGTTGCCAGGGAACATTGATGCaagttagaaaaaaaaacacgtgCTCTATTGAAAAGTCACTGTGTCACATACACTGCTAACTGCTAAGAGAATAGCCAAAGATTGCAACATATGGATTGAAACACTATGCCATGGAAACTGGATGGCACATACCTTGGGATTGGTTTGATATGGCATTCACATATTCATCTCTTGTAGCCCTCTGATCCATGAGCAAGCTCCTGAGCTGCTCGTTCGTTGCAGTGGTGTTCAAAATTGAGTCGCCCATGAGCTTGTGTTTTGACGTTTTGCTTGTTTGGACTGCCGGGTGGAAAAAACAGGTATGAGATGCGGTAGACAATATGCAACGAGGAGGCTAGCTAGTATGGGAGCAGGCAGTTGGCAGAAGAAGAATAACATTATTAGCACCATCATCATCTATAAGAGGAAGAAAACAGATAATGCCCAAAGAAAATTATAAGTTAGGCAATGCACACGTACCTTTGCCACCATCTACTCTACTCTTATGTGTAATAAATAAAAAGCAGGCAGGAGATGGTTACATTTGAGCAACAGAGAAGCGCGTGGAAATGAGGTGGAGATGTGCTTGTGCTCACCTGAGAGGGCTCGTGCAAGATCCGCTTCTAATTTCCGGAGCTGTTGTTTTAGTTGGTTGAGTTGTGCTGGCATTCGGAAAAGGCAGAGATGAGTTTGAGCAGTCACTCTAGAAACAAAAAGCAGGGGAGAGATTGGATTGACATGCCTCGGTTGGAGACGGTTTGGTTGGCGATGGAGCGCGCGGAGAGGAGGGCGGCGCTGAAGGCGTCGGCTGTTGCGGAGGCGCGGTCTCGGGCGTGGGTGATCCGGCGCTGGATGGCGGCGCGTTGGTCCTGCATCCTCCGGCGGCGCAGATCGAAGGAGGCCTCCGCGTGCGCCATGGGGGTGGGTGGTGCTCCGGCTGACTCTGACTGGGATGCTTCGCTTCCTGGGAGGGGGGATGGCCGGAtgggagggaggagcggcgggcTCGAGTTCAAAATGGCATCCCTGCCCTGTGGCCTGTGCTGTGCTGGCTTCCTGGCTTCCTTCCCGTGCAAGCCCCATGGGCTGGGCTTTGCGGTCCAGAGCCCATCCATGCTAGATGGATCGTTGCAAAGGCCTTGGCccactctttctctctctctctctctccagttgCCCTTGCAGTTGGGTTTCTTCCCATTTcccccaaaacaaaaaaaaaaagttgggtTTCTTCCCCACCTCCGGCCGCCCGCGGCCACAACCCCAAGTCCCCAACCCCAACGGATCCCAACCCGGCGCGAGATCCATCGGATGTTCGGCCTCCAGGCAAGCGGCGCTGCCGCCTCGTGGGTCGTCGGCCGGATGGGCACGGATGCGCACCTCTACGATGACCCCGACGACGCCTCCATCCCCGCGCTCCTCGACTCCCGCTTCGACGCCGACAAGGTCGACGCCCTCAAGCGACTCCTCGCCCTCATCGCGCAGGGAGTCGACGTCGCCAACCTCTTCCCGCAGGCAATTTACTCTTctctcctcctgctcctgctcctcctgctgctgctgctcccactACTCGATTCAATTcaccccttcccttcccttcccttcccttctagTTGTCTAGTAATAAATGTACAAACGCATCCTTCCCCGCGGCCAGGTCGTCAAGAACGTCGCCTCGCAGTCGCTCGAG contains:
- the LOC120709386 gene encoding kinetochore protein SPC25 homolog; translation: MGDSILNTTATNEQLRSLLMDQRATRDEYVNAISNQSQAVESIKAESDAKGDKNLDNAIMWYDKFLGFQVVGGEGVRFVFSKIDMQSPDKEYSFCIKLIDERYILVHCAPFVHGSEELVKDLNCNNDLYKFVRTMRERFQIATISGSRFRSIEHDKVL
- the LOC120709383 gene encoding pentatricopeptide repeat-containing protein At4g39530-like, which gives rise to MNLVGPLSRAPSSVSYSCQARSLAQTLLSCLAGDHLRRLLPAAHARVVVSEGLGDLFLANLLLRRYSKLGLLLDARLLFDGMLHRNLVSWSSAISMYAQHGGDDQALFLFSAFGKSSDEVPNEFLLASVLRACTQSRAVPFGEQVHGTALKLGLDVNLYVGTALTNLYAKVAFMDAAMWVFHALPAKNPVTWTAVITGYSQIGQGGRALDLFQKMGVQGVRPDRFVLASAVSVCSALAFIQGGRQIHGYAYRSAAGMDASVINALMDLYCKCSRPLVARKLFDHTKNHNLVSWTTMVAGYMQNSLDAEAIDMFWRMCRAGWQPDVFACTSILNSCGSLEAIWQGRQIHAYAIKANLETDEYVKNALIDMYAKCNHLTAARAVFDALAHDDAVSYNAMIEGYARQGDLAEALHIFHKMRYCSLRPNLLTFVSLLGLSSFQSASELSKQIHGLIIRSGISVDLYVGSALIDAYLKCSLVDDAKAVFLMMQNRDVAIWNAMIFGHSQNEQGEEAVKLFNQLCISGVTPNEFTFVALVTVASNLATMFHGQQFHAQIIKAGADIDPHVSNALIDMYAKCGFIKEGWLLFESTCGKDVICWNSMISTYAQHGHAEEALRVFQLMREARLEPNYVTFVGVLTACAHAGLVDEGLHHFNSMKTKYGIEPGTEHYASVVNLLGRSGKLHYAKEFIERMPIKPEAAVWRSLLSACRLFGNIEIGRYAAEMALLVDPSDSGPYVLLSNIYASKGLWADVQKLRLGMDYAGTVKEPGYSWVEVMKEVHTFIARGTEHPQAESIYALLDELTSLLRDFGYLPDTSELPLLGDYG